DNA sequence from the Narcine bancroftii isolate sNarBan1 chromosome 11, sNarBan1.hap1, whole genome shotgun sequence genome:
TCATCCAGCATCAGAGAGGAGGTGATGGCGTCACAGTTTGTTTTGGTTCCCCAGATGTCAGGCTCCCAGCGGCCACCAATGCATCACAGGAGACTGAGCACACAGTTCAAAACACCGGGAGGTTGGTCGAAAAAATTAATGAATCCAGAAAGTTTCATGcgatgaagttttaaaaaaaaattaaaaatgaggtTTGACTTTTATCGCACAAGGGAACTAAAGAGTTTAAAAATTGTTCAAAAAGCACCATTTTTGAAGACTGTgctcagggtgggggggtggggggggagagaagcgGTCACACCCCCTTTAGCTATGGTCCTGGGTTCAAACGGAGGAAGATGGTATCTACTCTACCAGGAAGTGAActttttaaagtaaaaaaaaaagagaatgtccCTCTCCAAAGTTGTTGTCtcatctgctgagtattttctgtttcaatttcagatttcctgcaacTTCAGTTATTTGCTTCTGTACATTATTTAGATGATCCCTTTAGTGAAATCTTGGAGTCCTTGTTTATTTTGGATGGATGTACAAACTAAAGGACAAATTATTCAAGTCAGGAGAATCTAAAATATAtatgtctgttctccatgcaaatcgaCATGAAACACTCTAGTAATGCCCAAAGATTTGATGCTGAATTTCATGACCACATCGTATTTAACCGTTAAGGTCACATGAaattcaaaagtgttttttgacTAGCTTGTACTGACTTGCATTACTCTTTACTACAACTGTGGTAAAATtttatgctgaatgtcatgaccacattgaatttaacctttaaggtcacatcatgttcaaaaataaaaaataagttGAATTTGCACCAGGGACATCTCAATTAGTTACAATGCTGTGCATcagtgtacattcagaataaaaacaagtggccaaagcaactccaggcctgcctcagtggtcaggcctccagacaaactgAGCGTCCAGAGCCAATGAAAATACTGCTGCTCCTAGCCACCACAGCAGAGTCCAAACATTTCCGCACGATGATCAGAGCCTGCGTTACAGATGACGTCTTTTGGAGCCAGCAGTAATTGAGTTCTTTACTTCCCAAGCAACGTGGTTATCCTGCTAGAATAGAACATAAATTAACCTGTATTAAAGTAGAAGACAACATTTGGAGTAGTCTTATCATTTTGGAGTCAACATTCTCGGAATCTGAAGGATGAGCACAGAGTCACTGGTAGACTGAGTGAAAGTACAAATATGGTGAAAGAATTGAAAACAGAGCTGTTTTGGTTTGAATCCACGATGATCGATTTGATGTGTTGAAAAATGTAATTGAACAAAACATAAAGAAAGAGTTTGAAGATAAAATCTATTTGGAATGAGAGAGGGCAAGAGTTTGTAAAGTGTAATGAGATTGTGAGAGCTAATGATGGAACTGGGGACTTTTAATAGTACCTTAAACGGGTACTAtttaaacccaacacccaaccccaacccaccaattttcccctgcagccgctgcaaccgtgtctgcctgtcccgcatcggacttgtcagccacaaacgagcctgcagctgacgtggactttttaccccctccataaatcttcgtccgcaaagccaagccaaagaagaaatgggTTATTGATGGAAAGGTGAAGAAAAGGACTTGAAAACAAGAAATGGATGTGGAAATTGAATGACAATACATCAAAGTGACACTGGATGAATTGGTCATCCTGATCTACTTTTATTGCAATTTTAATAGAATTATGTTCCTTGCTCCTGTCCTCCCCCAGTCATTGAATAGTTTGCATCTGATGTAAACTCTctcaaattaataaaatatttatgttttgCTTTCAGCAGGGTTTCGACTACCAACAGCATGAATAGTATGGGTACTCCATCTAACAGTGTGACAGTGTTGGAATTGCCATTGTCTATAATTGGAGACTTAGCAAGCCGAATGTCCAGTGATGAAGGAGAAGTGGATGGCTCAGAGGAAGTTGAAAAACTGGATTGCCATTATTCTGGGCACCACCCAAGGCCACTGGGAGTATGCTGTTTATTTTACTTCTGGGTCGTTACTTCCTTTCAGTGCTTAAgatttgtggattttttttaacctcgGTATATATGGTTTGAAATAATCGCTTTGCATTGTTTTATAGTATTGCACTTTTGGGAGTCGCCTGATGGGCAGAGGTTTCTATGTCTTTGACAGAAGATGGAACCGTTTTCGACTGGCACTTAATTCAATGGTAGAAAAGCACCTAAATTCACAGATGTGGAAGTGAGTCCATTGCCCACCCTAGTTTATGAGATTAATGTGAGAACAGTTTGAACATGAAGATTATATTTAGGTCCCGGATAAGATCCTGCTGAGTGTTTTGAAAAACACTGTGCTTAAAAATCTGACTTTTATGTGCCATGCATGAATGCAAAATATAACAGGTGTGTTTCCAATTCAACCTGACTGGAGTGTAAATTTTATCAAACTTGTTGGATGGATGGCTAAATAATAGTGGTAATGATGCTAGTTTTTGGTCTGTTTGAAATTGTTTTTCTATTTGCAAGATCCCTTGCATCTTGTCTGTTCTCAGTTATTTTTTGGGAGATTTTGGTTGCAACGCAGGGAGAAATTCTATCTGCCCTATTATGATATACCTAATATTACGTTACTCCATTGCCATGGAGCTGGAATTCATGAACTGGACTGCACTTCTcgtctagttttttttttaaactttatttaagattttataacatgaataacatataggattacattaaaaaaaattaagaataaaataataaaattacaatacaatatcagtaatctaaataaactataccctccccaataattattacacattaataacccaactcaaattagtccaactccccctttcccccaaaaataaagagtgaagaattaataaagttaataatatgagaaaaaaaacccacttacaaaaaaaacaaaaacataaccgattaaaatactaacaaaaagaaaagtaattaatactaaaatatcagacttaaaaaacatatttaaatcaaacttaaatgcatatatttaacaaacggagtttagatgaaacatatatttaacacaaacttaatataaaaaatgagTAAAGTTAGTAAcgttatctatcaaaaattcttaaacaataatcaattcttaaaaaaaattgtagcatgaaaaaaaagatgaaaaaaaaaactttctctatagagatactTCTCGTCTAGTTGATGGCAAGCAGAAACAGTTGAACGAAGAGCTCGCAAGGCACCTCCCTCATCTCACTGGACCTGAGTAACAAACATGATCCAAACCTTGCATCATTACTTTAAACACTCTTGCCTTTCAGTTACACGTATCCTCCCTCTTTTGGGAATATGGCATTTGCCTTGAATCCTGGTTCTAAGTGAAAGGCTAATCTGAGATAGATAATTGTGGGTAAAAATTGGAACAAATGGAAAATGAGAGCAGAGCGAGTGTCAATTGCAGGGTAACAAAGAAGCTGAAGAGATGACAAGATAACTTAAATCTAATCTACGTTAATCTGTTGGAGAGGAATTGACAGAGGTGGATCAGGATGAATAGATAGTTCATTCAAAGATTGAAAATAGATGTAAAACTAATGTTGAGAATCTCTTCGCTCAAGGATGAGTAACTGGTGAATTAGGGGAGAAGAAGAGCCTTGCAGTCGTTAAAAATATAATGGATGCTCTGAGAGGATAACTGGGATATTAGTTGAGAGTTATCTCGGGATTAAGATTTGGCTGCTTAGAACTGGGAGGAGGAGAAATTTTCAAAGAGGATTAGTCTTCAGAATTCTCTACCTCAGATGTCTTCAAGTACTCGTTGAGTACATTCAAGGTCAAGATCAATACAtcgtgggactagtggagttatTCGAGTTTTTAGAAAGTGGTTTGGTCACGATCTGATTGAATACTGGAGTTGGCTCTTACtgcctactcctgcttctttCTTTTGTGTTCTTATGATCCAAATTTCCCCTTGGATTTTTTTGATATCACATCTTAAGAGAAGTAGGCAAGATGCTGTATGAAGGaagataaagtttttaaaaaatgtaataatggGGGAATTGGAGGAAtgccaacatttttaaaaaaaaaaatcttttggttAACAAATACTTGAATATTAATGAAGGTCCATTgactaaataaaattatttttgagtAAAACATTTTGCTTCTCATTTGCTCTTTTCTTTAATGAGGAACTGTATAAGTTATTGAAGAACAGTGCTTTGTTTCTTGTATTTTTACTGTTCACAATAGCGGGGAGCTGCAAATATCTGGTCTTCTAAGCTATATACAGTATAACATTCAACAAAATATTCAGATGAAAGAACAGATGAGTGGAGATTGGCAAATTTATCCCTCTTTACAGGACGTGCAGCTGAAAAAAAATCATGGGACTTTCAGAACTGTGTGCAAACATTAGTAGTAGGGAAGTTATTGGAGAAAGTTCTGAGGGATAGGATTACTGATGAGTGGAAAGATCAGGGATAACTATCATGGCTTTGTCAAGAACAGATCTTGTCTGACCAATCTgttcaaatattttctgagaagGTGACATAGTGTAAGGTCAGTGCAGTCATAGGTTTCTTACTGGACGCCAAGAAGGTTCAACAGTGGAGACTAGTCCAAAAGGTTGGAGCCCAAGGGATCCAGGACAAGTTGGTGAATGTGATTTAAAATGGACTTGGCAATAGGAATTGGAGGGTGATGGTAGAGAGTTGTTTTCATGATTGGAGGTCTGTGGTGTTCCACAGAGACTGGTACTTGGACCTTTGCCATTTGTAATATAAATGAAtaatttggaaattaatgcaggtGGTATGATCAGTCAGTTTGCTGATTGACTCTGGTGGAGTTGGAGACTACGTGATGGGTAGGATGGGACATAAATCATGAATAGTAAGGTCTAaggaaaattgaaaaataaagttaGCTTGATATACAAGCCCAAAGAGACATGAAGACGGCAATGCAGATAGATAACATGGTAAGGAAGGCATGTAGGATTTTGGCCTTCATTAGGTCTTTGTATACAAGAGCGTGGAGGTAATTctgcaacttaaaaaaaaaacattggtcaGACACCACCTGGTgttttgtgtacagttctggtcaccacactatagGAAAGTTGTGCCagtgctggaaagggtgcagaggagtttcTCTGGGATGTTGCCTTTGATTGACCATTTCAGTGATGAGGTACTGGAGGGGCTGGctctgttttccctggagcagaggttgttggtgggggggaggggggggaatatgACTGAAGTACACAAAATGATGAGAGGTCGAAATATTTTCCttaaatcagagatggttaaaACTAGAGGACAAAGTGAATCTGATGGGGTCCTTTGTCACCCAGAACAGTGAGTACCTGCAACGCACTGCCAGAGAAGGTGGTGGAAGCGGGGTTGCTGACAGCATTTAAGAAGTATCTAGGTGATCGCTTGATTTGCCTCAGCAGAGGAGGCTGTGGGCCAAGTGCTTAAAGATGGGACTGATTGATATGGACATGGTGGGCAGAATGGCTGAATTACATGTAAAATATCTAAGACTCTGACAATGCAAAGCAAAGTGGAGGTAAGTCCATAGTGGTAGGAGAAATTCTTTACCCGAAGGCTGTGAATTTTTGCCCTTTTCCAATGGGGGCAAAAGGctgaaattggtaaaattagaatcAGTTTTCCTCTTGTCTTTtatgccatttttataaatgtaagtattacattgaaatattaattctAACAAATTTCTCTGTCTCTTACCCAACCAATTGTAGGAAAATCCCTCCTGCAGCAGACAGCCCTATGCCATCTCCTACAACTTTTCCCACATCAGTCATGCAGCCACTGAGCAACCCTTCGGCAGTTTATCATCTTCCTTCAAGCTCAGCAATTACTCCTTCATACGTCATGACAGCCCCCATGTTGTCCTCATCAGGGTTTGTGACCACAACAGACACCAATCCCATCATGTCGTACAATGCTGCTTTTCCGCATGCAGCGACTGCGTTTAGTTTGATGGACTCTGCATTCAAGGCCCCATCATTATTGTCGCCGGTACCTGCTGTTGTACCTTCGCCTTCACTCAGTAAACCACCGAAAACGAAAACCAGCAGATCGTCCAAAGTTAAGGACCTTCCTTCCCGCAGTGATCGGGGCTCATGTAACAAGAGGAAGAAACTGCCGCCTCCTGTGTCCTCCCCATTTCCATCAACATTACAGAGCTCACCTTCGACGTCATCCTTTTCAGGATCACACAAAAGGAACTGCATTCTGAACCCTGTCACTGCATTGAACTCATTTCCAGCCACATCTTCCTACAGCACAATGTCTGTGCACAACACGAACAATGGAACCAATGCACTCAGTGCCAAAATAGACCCCTCAGGACGGACTACTTTGCCTGGCAGCTCGACGGACTCTATCAAACACATGAGTATGGTGGTAAGCAGTATTGACCCCACTCTCTCTGTTACCTCCTTGGTGCACCACCCAGGGGACCATGCACTTGTAACGCATAATGCTATGTCTTCGCTGCCCCTTCCTTTTGACAAGTCAGAAGGCAAAAAGCGTAAAAACTCTAGTTCCAGTAGTAAATCCAGTAAAATAACCAAAATGCCTGGAATGAACAGTGTTCACAAGCGAAGTGCTGCCTATGTCACGTCTTCAGTTTCAGAAGCTTCAAACAATTCTGTCTCCCGCCAGGTAAGGACTTGGTCCTGCTTTCAGATATTTATTCTCATAGTGGAATATCTTTATGCTACTTAGATGTATTACTAGAAAAAGATCATTTACCTGGTCTTTGAGATCATCCTCTGCACAAACTGATTGCTACATTTTCTGCATTGCATCAATGACAACACTGGATAGTTAAAGGCTTGGGGCTTGCTGACATCATGAAAGGTGTTGTAGAAAGGAATGTCTCTTTATTTTCAATGGGGTTCAGGAAGCGTATGTGAGCCCGCACTGTCAAATGAACGTCAAAAAATTGAAAAAGGTGTACAGAATTGCAGTATTGACTTTACATTcatgttgtttttaatttgaaaagTTAAAGACACAATTGTGTTGGGGTGCCAAACATGCTTCAATGTATAAAGGGTTTTTCTATTTTTTATGTAAGATGCTTTACACCTCCAATTATGCTGTTGTTTGCATCTCCTTCTATAAATCAGCGCTCTATTTCTTAGTCTTGACAAGATTTTTCTTTGGCAAGGATTGGAGTTCGGCAGGGCAGTGTTTGACGCAGCAGGCACTGAATTAGATGAGAGGGTGCATCGCACTCAGGCTACTGAAGAAGGTGGCAATGCTTTGCTTGATCCTGCCCCAGGAGCATGGTCCCTCTGGTCTGCTTTCTGTCCCTCGTTAACCCCTTTCAGAAATTAacggccaatcagcctttaaagtgtctcgtgtgaaaggaaaatctgcaCAGCACCAGCATCAGACATCTTCTCACACTGGGGATTTACGGCCTCGACCTGCAGTACAATCCCTGGCAGCTGTAGACGatggcgttgcaatcaggcaagtgtggaatgggcaattgcattttgggattgaaatgacccaatatgaaggaagaaaagattaaaaagaaggtaAGTCGCAGcgggagagaggaaataaatagcatgggaaagttggtggcgctatagcacacaatttatcaaGGCCATGGAAAAAAGCGATGGTTGACCCGGCTTCCCAGAATGCTGCGCGGCAGAGAAACCTCTCCATAAGTGCCATCACTTtctcccacagtatttataaatgtaCGCCGTAGCTCTAACAGCtcccaagctgtttaaaaattgtctgc
Encoded proteins:
- the LOC138745878 gene encoding ataxin-7-like protein 1 isoform X10; the protein is MWPRRGLPMPHTIPRPKGQERRHGSSCKATLSPASSTSNSAASPVPMKSKACSSHTTVGSNSKPFRPPKDNLHTSNNKQHLTGFPSKVTRDKPCVPVPVVSLEKIPNLVKTDGANVKMSSNIAITSTISSASSSSISSASLVKTGLTSTTSKSVSPSPEKILNGKAIVPPVVDKKHHNGTKSSNKSHKRLSEREFDPNRHCGVIDPETKKPCTRSLTCKTHSLNYRRAVPGRRKQFDILLAENKARSKEKETVKDKEHLQISKDALQSPSLPTQEQVTGSLTNTGLETKITSPAKSRPLNTVLASRVSTTNSMNSMGTPSNSVTVLELPLSIIGDLASRMSSDEGEVDGSEEVEKLDCHYSGHHPRPLGYCTFGSRLMGRGFYVFDRRWNRFRLALNSMVEKHLNSQMWKKIPPAADSPMPSPTTFPTSVMQPLSNPSAVYHLPSSSAITPSYVMTAPMLSSSGFVTTTDTNPIMSYNAAFPHAATAFSLMDSAFKAPSLLSPVPAVVPSPSLSKPPKTKTSRSSKVKDLPSRSDRGSCNKRKKLPPPVSSPFPSTLQSSPSTSSFSGSHKRNCILNPVTALNSFPATSSYSTMSVHNTNNGTNALSAKIDPSGRTTLPGSSTDSIKHMSMVVSSIDPTLSVTSLVHHPGDHALVTHNAMSSLPLPFDKSEGKKRKNSSSSSKSSKITKMPGMNSVHKRSAAYVTSSVSEASNNSVSRQIGRNSSIPLSQSSASTTTNPAHGNRQVAKNPAVKTIFMERQLEKDSVVESDCGTHLRLHNGPHQ
- the LOC138745878 gene encoding ataxin-7-like protein 1 isoform X6, which encodes MWMVKGLKCLPKHFGLRLRWEFAFGCGQSESRSGLPMPHTIPRPKGQERRHGSSCKATLSPASSTSNSAASPVPMKSKACSSHTTVGSNSKPFRPPKDNLHTSNNKQHLTGFPSKVTRDKPCVPVPVVSLEKIPNLVKTDGANVKMSSNIAITSTISSASSSSISSASLVKTGLTSTTSKSVSPSPEKILNGKAIVPPVVDKKHHNGTKSSNKSHKRLSEREFDPNRHCGVIDPETKKPCTRSLTCKTHSLNYRRAVPGRRKQFDILLAENKARSKEKETVKDKEHLQISKDALQSPSLPTQEQVTGSLTNTGLETKITSPAKSRPLNTVLASRVSTTNSMNSMGTPSNSVTVLELPLSIIGDLASRMSSDEGEVDGSEEVEKLDCHYSGHHPRPLGYCTFGSRLMGRGFYVFDRRWNRFRLALNSMVEKHLNSQMWKKIPPAADSPMPSPTTFPTSVMQPLSNPSAVYHLPSSSAITPSYVMTAPMLSSSGFVTTTDTNPIMSYNAAFPHAATAFSLMDSAFKAPSLLSPVPAVVPSPSLSKPPKTKTSRSSKVKDLPSRSDRGSCNKRKKLPPPVSSPFPSTLQSSPSTSSFSGSHKRNCILNPVTALNSFPATSSYSTMSVHNTNNGTNALSAKIDPSGRTTLPGSSTDSIKHMSMVVSSIDPTLSVTSLVHHPGDHALVTHNAMSSLPLPFDKSEGKKRKNSSSSSKSSKITKMPGMNSVHKRSAAYVTSSVSEASNNSVSRQIGRNSSIPLSQSSASTTTNPAHGNRQVAKNPAVKTIFMERQLEKDSVVESDCGTHLRLHNGPHQ
- the LOC138745878 gene encoding ataxin-7-like protein 1 isoform X9, giving the protein MHLFGHCPAHDEFYLVVCSHCNQVVKPQAFNGHCERRHGSSCKATLSPASSTSNSAASPVPMKSKACSSHTTVGSNSKPFRPPKDNLHTSNNKQHLTGFPSKVTRDKPCVPVPVVSLEKIPNLVKTDGANVKMSSNIAITSTISSASSSSISSASLVKTGLTSTTSKSVSPSPEKILNGKAIVPPVVDKKHHNGTKSSNKSHKRLSEREFDPNRHCGVIDPETKKPCTRSLTCKTHSLNYRRAVPGRRKQFDILLAENKARSKEKETVKDKEHLQISKDALQSPSLPTQEQVTGSLTNTGLETKITSPAKSRPLNTVLARVSTTNSMNSMGTPSNSVTVLELPLSIIGDLASRMSSDEGEVDGSEEVEKLDCHYSGHHPRPLGYCTFGSRLMGRGFYVFDRRWNRFRLALNSMVEKHLNSQMWKKIPPAADSPMPSPTTFPTSVMQPLSNPSAVYHLPSSSAITPSYVMTAPMLSSSGFVTTTDTNPIMSYNAAFPHAATAFSLMDSAFKAPSLLSPVPAVVPSPSLSKPPKTKTSRSSKVKDLPSRSDRGSCNKRKKLPPPVSSPFPSTLQSSPSTSSFSGSHKRNCILNPVTALNSFPATSSYSTMSVHNTNNGTNALSAKIDPSGRTTLPGSSTDSIKHMSMVVSSIDPTLSVTSLVHHPGDHALVTHNAMSSLPLPFDKSEGKKRKNSSSSSKSSKITKMPGMNSVHKRSAAYVTSSVSEASNNSVSRQIGRNSSIPLSQSSASTTTNPAHGNRQVAKNPAVKTIFMERQLEKDSVVESDCGTHLRLHNGPHQ
- the LOC138745878 gene encoding ataxin-7-like protein 1 isoform X5, which gives rise to MHLFGHCPAHDEFYLVVCSHCNQVVKPQAFNGHCGLPMPHTIPRPKGQERRHGSSCKATLSPASSTSNSAASPVPMKSKACSSHTTVGSNSKPFRPPKDNLHTSNNKQHLTGFPSKVTRDKPCVPVPVVSLEKIPNLVKTDGANVKMSSNIAITSTISSASSSSISSASLVKTGLTSTTSKSVSPSPEKILNGKAIVPPVVDKKHHNGTKSSNKSHKRLSEREFDPNRHCGVIDPETKKPCTRSLTCKTHSLNYRRAVPGRRKQFDILLAENKARSKEKETVKDKEHLQISKDALQSPSLPTQEQVTGSLTNTGLETKITSPAKSRPLNTVLASRVSTTNSMNSMGTPSNSVTVLELPLSIIGDLASRMSSDEGEVDGSEEVEKLDCHYSGHHPRPLGYCTFGSRLMGRGFYVFDRRWNRFRLALNSMVEKHLNSQMWKKIPPAADSPMPSPTTFPTSVMQPLSNPSAVYHLPSSSAITPSYVMTAPMLSSSGFVTTTDTNPIMSYNAAFPHAATAFSLMDSAFKAPSLLSPVPAVVPSPSLSKPPKTKTSRSSKVKDLPSRSDRGSCNKRKKLPPPVSSPFPSTLQSSPSTSSFSGSHKRNCILNPVTALNSFPATSSYSTMSVHNTNNGTNALSAKIDPSGRTTLPGSSTDSIKHMSMVVSSIDPTLSVTSLVHHPGDHALVTHNAMSSLPLPFDKSEGKKRKNSSSSSKSSKITKMPGMNSVHKRSAAYVTSSVSEASNNSVSRQIGRNSSIPLSQSSASTTTNPAHGNRQVAKNPAVKTIFMERQLEKDSVVESDCGTHLRLHNGPHQ
- the LOC138745878 gene encoding ataxin-7-like protein 1 isoform X7; the encoded protein is MDGWRPENYFQSDKCQLLCTFPQTAGLPMPHTIPRPKGQERRHGSSCKATLSPASSTSNSAASPVPMKSKACSSHTTVGSNSKPFRPPKDNLHTSNNKQHLTGFPSKVTRDKPCVPVPVVSLEKIPNLVKTDGANVKMSSNIAITSTISSASSSSISSASLVKTGLTSTTSKSVSPSPEKILNGKAIVPPVVDKKHHNGTKSSNKSHKRLSEREFDPNRHCGVIDPETKKPCTRSLTCKTHSLNYRRAVPGRRKQFDILLAENKARSKEKETVKDKEHLQISKDALQSPSLPTQEQVTGSLTNTGLETKITSPAKSRPLNTVLASRVSTTNSMNSMGTPSNSVTVLELPLSIIGDLASRMSSDEGEVDGSEEVEKLDCHYSGHHPRPLGYCTFGSRLMGRGFYVFDRRWNRFRLALNSMVEKHLNSQMWKKIPPAADSPMPSPTTFPTSVMQPLSNPSAVYHLPSSSAITPSYVMTAPMLSSSGFVTTTDTNPIMSYNAAFPHAATAFSLMDSAFKAPSLLSPVPAVVPSPSLSKPPKTKTSRSSKVKDLPSRSDRGSCNKRKKLPPPVSSPFPSTLQSSPSTSSFSGSHKRNCILNPVTALNSFPATSSYSTMSVHNTNNGTNALSAKIDPSGRTTLPGSSTDSIKHMSMVVSSIDPTLSVTSLVHHPGDHALVTHNAMSSLPLPFDKSEGKKRKNSSSSSKSSKITKMPGMNSVHKRSAAYVTSSVSEASNNSVSRQIGRNSSIPLSQSSASTTTNPAHGNRQVAKNPAVKTIFMERQLEKDSVVESDCGTHLRLHNGPHQ
- the LOC138745878 gene encoding ataxin-7-like protein 1 isoform X8, whose product is MHLFGHCPAHDEFYLVVCSHCNQVVKPQAFNGHCERRHGSSCKATLSPASSTSNSAASPVPMKSKACSSHTTVGSNSKPFRPPKDNLHTSNNKQHLTGFPSKVTRDKPCVPVPVVSLEKIPNLVKTDGANVKMSSNIAITSTISSASSSSISSASLVKTGLTSTTSKSVSPSPEKILNGKAIVPPVVDKKHHNGTKSSNKSHKRLSEREFDPNRHCGVIDPETKKPCTRSLTCKTHSLNYRRAVPGRRKQFDILLAENKARSKEKETVKDKEHLQISKDALQSPSLPTQEQVTGSLTNTGLETKITSPAKSRPLNTVLASRVSTTNSMNSMGTPSNSVTVLELPLSIIGDLASRMSSDEGEVDGSEEVEKLDCHYSGHHPRPLGYCTFGSRLMGRGFYVFDRRWNRFRLALNSMVEKHLNSQMWKKIPPAADSPMPSPTTFPTSVMQPLSNPSAVYHLPSSSAITPSYVMTAPMLSSSGFVTTTDTNPIMSYNAAFPHAATAFSLMDSAFKAPSLLSPVPAVVPSPSLSKPPKTKTSRSSKVKDLPSRSDRGSCNKRKKLPPPVSSPFPSTLQSSPSTSSFSGSHKRNCILNPVTALNSFPATSSYSTMSVHNTNNGTNALSAKIDPSGRTTLPGSSTDSIKHMSMVVSSIDPTLSVTSLVHHPGDHALVTHNAMSSLPLPFDKSEGKKRKNSSSSSKSSKITKMPGMNSVHKRSAAYVTSSVSEASNNSVSRQIGRNSSIPLSQSSASTTTNPAHGNRQVAKNPAVKTIFMERQLEKDSVVESDCGTHLRLHNGPHQ
- the LOC138745878 gene encoding ataxin-7-like protein 1 isoform X3 produces the protein MLQVLRGAAWFESLSRQIRLPSPGRLRGFLLDKRRHGSSCKATLSPASSTSNSAASPVPMKSKACSSHTTVGSNSKPFRPPKDNLHTSNNKQHLTGFPSKVTRDKPCVPVPVVSLEKIPNLVKTDGANVKMSSNIAITSTISSASSSSISSASLVKTGLTSTTSKSVSPSPEKILNGKAIVPPVVDKKHHNGTKSSNKSHKRLSEREFDPNRHCGVIDPETKKPCTRSLTCKTHSLNYRRAVPGRRKQFDILLAENKARSKEKETVKDKEHLQISKDALQSPSLPTQEQVTGSLTNTGLETKITSPAKSRPLNTVLASRVSTTNSMNSMGTPSNSVTVLELPLSIIGDLASRMSSDEGEVDGSEEVEKLDCHYSGHHPRPLGYCTFGSRLMGRGFYVFDRRWNRFRLALNSMVEKHLNSQMWKKIPPAADSPMPSPTTFPTSVMQPLSNPSAVYHLPSSSAITPSYVMTAPMLSSSGFVTTTDTNPIMSYNAAFPHAATAFSLMDSAFKAPSLLSPVPAVVPSPSLSKPPKTKTSRSSKVKDLPSRSDRGSCNKRKKLPPPVSSPFPSTLQSSPSTSSFSGSHKRNCILNPVTALNSFPATSSYSTMSVHNTNNGTNALSAKIDPSGRTTLPGSSTDSIKHMSMVVSSIDPTLSVTSLVHHPGDHALVTHNAMSSLPLPFDKSEGKKRKNSSSSSKSSKITKMPGMNSVHKRSAAYVTSSVSEASNNSVSRQIGRNSSIPLSQSSASTTTNPAHGNRQVAKNPAVKTIFMERQLEKDSVVESDCGTHLRLHNGPHQ
- the LOC138745878 gene encoding ataxin-7-like protein 1 isoform X11 codes for the protein MPHTIPRPKGQERRHGSSCKATLSPASSTSNSAASPVPMKSKACSSHTTVGSNSKPFRPPKDNLHTSNNKQHLTGFPSKVTRDKPCVPVPVVSLEKIPNLVKTDGANVKMSSNIAITSTISSASSSSISSASLVKTGLTSTTSKSVSPSPEKILNGKAIVPPVVDKKHHNGTKSSNKSHKRLSEREFDPNRHCGVIDPETKKPCTRSLTCKTHSLNYRRAVPGRRKQFDILLAENKARSKEKETVKDKEHLQISKDALQSPSLPTQEQVTGSLTNTGLETKITSPAKSRPLNTVLASRVSTTNSMNSMGTPSNSVTVLELPLSIIGDLASRMSSDEGEVDGSEEVEKLDCHYSGHHPRPLGYCTFGSRLMGRGFYVFDRRWNRFRLALNSMVEKHLNSQMWKKIPPAADSPMPSPTTFPTSVMQPLSNPSAVYHLPSSSAITPSYVMTAPMLSSSGFVTTTDTNPIMSYNAAFPHAATAFSLMDSAFKAPSLLSPVPAVVPSPSLSKPPKTKTSRSSKVKDLPSRSDRGSCNKRKKLPPPVSSPFPSTLQSSPSTSSFSGSHKRNCILNPVTALNSFPATSSYSTMSVHNTNNGTNALSAKIDPSGRTTLPGSSTDSIKHMSMVVSSIDPTLSVTSLVHHPGDHALVTHNAMSSLPLPFDKSEGKKRKNSSSSSKSSKITKMPGMNSVHKRSAAYVTSSVSEASNNSVSRQIGRNSSIPLSQSSASTTTNPAHGNRQVAKNPAVKTIFMERQLEKDSVVESDCGTHLRLHNGPHQ